A region of Myxococcus stipitatus DSM 14675 DNA encodes the following proteins:
- a CDS encoding ABC transporter ATP-binding protein, which yields MADVILNGIKKSFGANLIVKGVDLHVKQGEFLVMVGPSGCGKTTLLRLIAGLEQVDAGEVRIGETRVNDVPPRDRDVAMVFQSYALYPHMTVRENLAFGLSLRKLPSAEIASRVEEVAGMLELSHLLERKPKALSGGQRQRVAMGRAIVRRPKVFLFDEPLSNLDTALRVQMRGELARLHRRLGATMIYVTHDQVEAMTLATRVAVFNGGVLQQVGPPLELYHRPANRFVAGFLGSPSMNFLEARRDGANLVGKGFTLLCPPDLSPETSRVLVGLRPQDLRVAPLGPLSGTVDAVERLGFDGYAFVTTEAGPVAARFDKGTQVSVGDRVTLSPVADALHLFTEDGARALRHPTEQASLEVAS from the coding sequence TTGGCCGACGTCATCCTGAACGGAATCAAGAAGTCGTTTGGCGCGAACCTCATCGTGAAGGGCGTGGACCTTCATGTGAAGCAAGGCGAGTTCCTCGTCATGGTCGGCCCTTCGGGCTGCGGGAAGACGACCCTCCTGCGACTCATCGCGGGGCTGGAGCAGGTGGACGCGGGCGAGGTGCGGATTGGAGAGACGCGCGTCAATGACGTGCCTCCCAGGGACCGCGACGTGGCGATGGTGTTCCAATCCTACGCGCTCTACCCGCACATGACGGTGCGGGAGAACCTGGCGTTTGGCCTGTCGCTGCGGAAGCTGCCCTCGGCGGAGATTGCCTCGCGGGTGGAGGAGGTCGCGGGGATGCTGGAGCTGAGCCACCTCCTGGAGCGAAAGCCCAAGGCCCTGTCGGGAGGGCAACGCCAGCGTGTGGCCATGGGGCGGGCCATCGTCCGGCGTCCGAAGGTGTTCCTCTTCGACGAGCCCCTCTCCAACCTGGACACGGCGCTGCGGGTGCAGATGCGCGGAGAGCTGGCGCGGCTGCATCGTCGGCTGGGCGCGACGATGATCTACGTCACCCACGACCAGGTGGAGGCCATGACGCTGGCCACCCGCGTGGCTGTCTTCAACGGGGGCGTGCTGCAACAGGTGGGGCCACCGCTGGAGCTCTACCACCGGCCGGCCAACCGGTTCGTCGCGGGATTCCTGGGCTCGCCGTCGATGAACTTCCTGGAGGCCCGGCGCGACGGAGCGAACCTCGTCGGCAAGGGCTTCACGCTGCTGTGTCCGCCGGACCTCTCGCCGGAGACGAGCCGGGTGCTGGTGGGGCTGAGGCCGCAGGACCTGCGAGTGGCGCCCCTGGGCCCCTTGTCGGGCACGGTGGACGCGGTGGAGCGGCTGGGGTTCGACGGGTATGCCTTCGTCACCACGGAGGCGGGGCCAGTGGCCGCGCGCTTCGACAAGGGCACCCAGGTGTCCGTGGGTGACCGCGTGACGCTGTCCCCCGTCGCGGACGCGCTGCACCTCTTCACCGAGGATGGGGCCCGAGCCCTTCGCCATCCCACGGAGCAAGCGTCGCTGGAGGTGGCGTCTTGA
- a CDS encoding extracellular solute-binding protein, translating to MKRWAALLLLAVAWSAHAADAPAPLKLWHAYRGGEETALLQATARFTETTGVKVDLLGLPYDAYAHKLTNAIPHGAGPDVFIFNHERLRNFHAQNLVAATAKDFVRADYFANTVEALEVEGQVYGYPLSLKSLALYVNTDLVPRPPASTRELLALLPSLSNAAEGRFGLVYESGDFYFHAPFLFGFDGPLFDATGRARFDTPGMARSLAFVKRLQDERWMPQEVSGALVKTLFNDGRAAMLISGPWFAGEIAPTVRYRVVALPTVSETGTPMKPFLGVEAAFVSARSEQAAQAHALARFLSVGEASRVRTTVGRQIPADVAAYETQEVKDDTLISSFREAARDATPMPNTLEMARVWEPMKLALRAVLQGGVKPEDAGALADRRYRALHRERPNDANPVPWLGFVGAMALGGTAYVLRRPAGGQSLRQRYPDLARAATYVAPAAAGVLVLVFIPFAVGLSLSLFHHDAGQYTFVGLANFVDILASRGYSISEPLSFYFTLAVTLLWAVVNVVLHVCIGLGLALLLRDPLLKLRGMYRVLLIIPWAVPNYITALMWKGMFHRQFGAINGLLTLLGLEPVSWFTRFSTAFAANVATNTWLGFPFMMVVALGALQSIPQELYEAAEVDGASRWTQFRRITLPLLKPAMLPAVVLGSVWTFNMFNIIYLVSGGEPGGGTDILVSEAFRWAFQRNEQYGFAAAYSVLIFLVLLGWSAFTKRLLRTEESA from the coding sequence TTGAAGAGATGGGCCGCCCTGCTGCTGCTGGCGGTGGCGTGGAGTGCCCATGCGGCCGACGCGCCCGCGCCGCTCAAGCTGTGGCATGCCTACCGCGGCGGCGAGGAGACCGCGCTCCTCCAGGCGACCGCGCGCTTCACCGAGACGACGGGCGTGAAGGTGGACCTGCTGGGCCTGCCGTATGACGCCTACGCGCACAAGCTGACCAACGCGATTCCGCACGGCGCGGGTCCGGATGTCTTCATCTTCAACCACGAGCGGCTGCGCAACTTCCACGCGCAGAACCTGGTCGCCGCCACCGCGAAGGACTTCGTCCGGGCGGACTACTTCGCGAACACGGTGGAGGCGCTGGAGGTGGAGGGCCAGGTGTATGGCTATCCCCTCTCGCTCAAGTCGCTCGCGCTCTACGTCAACACGGACCTGGTGCCTCGCCCTCCGGCTTCGACGCGGGAATTGCTGGCGCTGCTGCCCTCGCTGTCCAACGCGGCCGAGGGCCGATTCGGGCTGGTGTACGAGAGCGGAGACTTCTACTTCCATGCCCCCTTCCTCTTCGGCTTCGACGGCCCCCTCTTCGATGCCACGGGCCGGGCCCGCTTCGACACGCCGGGGATGGCGCGCTCGCTGGCCTTCGTGAAGCGGCTCCAAGACGAGCGGTGGATGCCGCAAGAAGTGTCCGGGGCGCTGGTGAAGACCCTCTTCAACGACGGCCGCGCGGCGATGCTCATCAGCGGCCCGTGGTTCGCGGGGGAGATTGCGCCCACCGTGCGCTACCGCGTGGTGGCGCTGCCCACGGTGAGCGAGACGGGCACGCCCATGAAGCCGTTCCTGGGCGTGGAGGCAGCGTTCGTCTCGGCGCGCTCGGAGCAGGCCGCGCAAGCCCATGCGCTGGCGCGCTTCCTGTCCGTGGGCGAGGCGTCCCGGGTGCGCACCACGGTGGGCCGGCAGATTCCCGCGGACGTGGCGGCCTATGAGACGCAGGAGGTGAAGGACGACACGCTCATCTCCTCCTTCCGCGAGGCCGCGCGAGATGCGACGCCCATGCCCAACACGCTGGAGATGGCCCGCGTGTGGGAGCCCATGAAGCTGGCCTTGCGCGCGGTGCTCCAGGGAGGCGTGAAGCCCGAGGACGCGGGTGCGCTGGCGGACCGCCGCTATCGCGCGCTGCACCGCGAGCGGCCCAACGACGCGAACCCCGTTCCGTGGCTGGGGTTCGTGGGCGCCATGGCGCTGGGCGGCACGGCGTATGTGCTGCGGCGACCCGCGGGAGGACAGTCCCTGCGCCAGCGCTATCCGGACCTCGCTCGAGCGGCGACCTACGTGGCGCCAGCCGCCGCGGGGGTGCTGGTGTTGGTGTTCATTCCGTTCGCGGTGGGCCTGAGCCTGTCGCTGTTCCACCACGACGCGGGGCAGTACACCTTCGTGGGGCTGGCCAACTTCGTCGACATCCTGGCGAGCCGGGGCTACAGCATCAGCGAGCCGCTCTCGTTCTACTTCACGCTGGCGGTGACGCTCCTCTGGGCGGTGGTGAACGTGGTGCTCCACGTGTGCATCGGCCTGGGGCTGGCGCTGCTCTTGAGGGACCCGCTGCTGAAGCTGCGCGGCATGTACCGCGTGCTGCTCATCATCCCGTGGGCGGTGCCCAACTACATCACCGCGCTGATGTGGAAGGGCATGTTCCACCGGCAGTTCGGCGCCATCAACGGCCTGCTCACGTTGCTGGGCTTGGAGCCCGTGAGCTGGTTCACCCGCTTCTCCACGGCCTTCGCGGCCAACGTCGCCACCAACACGTGGCTGGGCTTCCCCTTCATGATGGTGGTGGCGCTGGGGGCGCTCCAGTCCATTCCGCAGGAGCTCTATGAGGCCGCGGAGGTGGATGGCGCCAGCCGCTGGACGCAGTTCCGGCGCATCACCCTGCCCCTCTTGAAGCCCGCCATGCTGCCCGCGGTGGTCCTGGGCAGCGTGTGGACGTTCAACATGTTCAACATCATCTACCTCGTGTCGGGCGGAGAGCCGGGCGGCGGCACGGACATCCTGGTGTCCGAGGCATTCCGCTGGGCCTTCCAGCGCAACGAGCAGTACGGCTTCGCGGCGGCGTACTCGGTCCTCATCTTCCTGGTGCTGCTGGGGTGGTCCGCCTTCACCAAGCGCCTGCTGCGCACCGAGGAGTCCGCGTGA
- a CDS encoding sugar ABC transporter permease has product MKKPSWLKMAGIHAGLSVMCMVTLYPVLWVVKMALSPVDGMSLTANPFPDAVTFDHFREVLWSSDAQGRWVFGRQLMASLIVGGATTVVGLGLAVTAAYALSRFRFPGKEGGMQALLITQMFPATLMLVPIYGILQKLGLLDSLTGLVLVYATTSLPFCIWMLKGYFDTLPRELEEAAVMDGASPFQVFIHVVLPLARPALAVTALFSFMTAWNEFVLAATLINDPTRFTLPVALQRYVGEYKVEWGKFAACALVVSAPVMALFFALQKHLVGGLTAGGVKG; this is encoded by the coding sequence ATGAAGAAGCCCTCCTGGCTGAAGATGGCGGGCATCCACGCGGGGCTGAGCGTGATGTGCATGGTGACGCTCTACCCCGTGCTGTGGGTGGTGAAGATGGCGCTGTCGCCCGTGGACGGCATGTCGCTCACGGCCAATCCCTTCCCCGACGCCGTCACGTTCGACCACTTCCGCGAGGTGCTCTGGAGCTCGGACGCGCAGGGGCGCTGGGTGTTCGGGCGACAGCTGATGGCGAGCCTCATCGTGGGCGGCGCCACCACGGTGGTGGGCTTGGGCCTCGCGGTGACGGCGGCCTATGCGCTGTCGCGCTTCCGCTTCCCCGGGAAGGAAGGCGGGATGCAGGCCCTGCTCATCACGCAGATGTTCCCGGCGACGCTGATGCTGGTGCCCATCTACGGCATCCTCCAGAAGCTGGGGCTGCTCGACAGCCTCACGGGGCTGGTGCTGGTCTACGCCACCACCTCGCTGCCCTTCTGCATCTGGATGTTGAAGGGCTACTTCGACACGCTGCCGCGTGAGCTGGAGGAGGCGGCGGTGATGGACGGGGCCTCGCCGTTCCAGGTGTTCATCCATGTCGTGCTGCCACTGGCCCGCCCCGCGCTGGCCGTGACGGCGCTGTTCTCCTTCATGACCGCGTGGAACGAGTTCGTGCTCGCCGCCACGCTCATCAATGACCCGACCCGCTTCACCCTGCCCGTCGCCCTCCAGCGGTACGTGGGCGAGTACAAGGTGGAGTGGGGAAAGTTCGCCGCCTGCGCGTTGGTGGTCTCCGCGCCGGTCATGGCGCTGTTCTTCGCTCTCCAGAAACACCTCGTCGGCGGTCTCACCGCTGGCGGAGTCAAGGGGTGA
- a CDS encoding IPT/TIG domain-containing protein, translating into MSSRCSRFILLVLPLLALACGDSPKGHPPPSPTPPTVREVTPTGGPIAGNTLINVYGSGFEPGAKLYLGNQEALRTVVVNAFRIYGYSPTSSTAKVDVRVVNPDSSFGVLVGGFTYEGPPTASISQAEVLNSNTEAISGGPPVGVLVRGAITVAGLTRGVGQGGGVRAQVGFAPADAELLKPESYTWEEATYEGDSDSGEADIYKGNVLLQPAIGGESREWVITLRFSIDGGKTWVMADGDGMANGVAANMLRRVFISRPRVDYCKLGPDGSGANPEVFYRPTDSTLHKVLGQVFAAGITQGAGAGSGVVAQLGIGPEGTDPRESKDWTWVPAVYKAEHGNNDEWEAELPNPGTVGTYKLAFRFSISANAWRVCDADGVNDSTEGPLTFSTTKLGTLTVGNEAPKPPVGWCKIGEDQKAPEVIAYQTTQTAGLKTVYAQVNMTGVTDKVGAGPGLSGQLGWGPANEDPRDSPVWNWGTPLVFNKDNFTVNDEWKAVLPNPGQNGSFRYAVRFSANGGPVRVCDGNGTDDGGQAFELDQLGELSVSGTVVVPKVIGYCKMGPSNVSTPETVDYATGAVPNHPVLAQVFVQGVTDSQGVGAGVEGQLGWGPVGEDPATSAQWNWSTSATYLDESGNNDQFETTLPNPGAVGSYRFVYRFKVNDGAWMLCDSNGNNGGTLTFDPAMMGTVNVVAPQDVTIGWCKLGGEATEPPPSEVYRVGQAAKTVYAQVYMQGVTPGAGAGTGIQGQVGYGPETDAPESASWHWTSTGASFNRESGDNQSNDEWMAPLPNPGTTGRYKFAFRFNVNGGNYRYCDADGLGTNGFTLEQAGGLEVRPVAVDACQLVGPATLNATPGGTTPVVRGQVLVTTVTDAISGAAGAGITAEVGHGPADSNPATASGWSWTAASFAVETEGGAQDAYETALTAPATEGTYAVAVRFRYQTGAWAYCDRDGSANGYQTAQAATLSVVEVVPPRVDRCRLGGEVAGPPPRETYGLGAQASRVIAVQVHEAGVTPGDGAGADIVAELGVGPAGMGPGDASWEWVSATHGADTGAGQDDEYRATLPNRATAGLYRFAYRVRLGAGPFVYCDAHGTTEGGDTFDIAQAGTLVVRDYASESCQLMTTGPISVGSGGAVTVTGHIHAPGLTTGAGAAEGLQVQVGLGNADRNASEAPGDFTWKATPYSGGVPEAPGTGEFTTTLHPAYQGSRAASLRYGSDGTNWKYCDRDGSAVGGYTQDQQLAVTVSQHQDIDYCNVQWPFTATGGTTIYGQVNEGGVTPGGGPGAGIVAELGFGNAQQDPGVSGWTWIAAGFNSDSGNNDEYAVTLPALAPAGASYVYRYSLNGGPYCYGDRNDRGGSSNGFQGEDLGTIGAAPP; encoded by the coding sequence ATGTCGTCGCGGTGTTCGCGTTTCATCCTTCTCGTCCTGCCGTTGCTCGCGCTGGCCTGTGGTGATTCCCCGAAGGGACATCCGCCACCCTCGCCCACTCCGCCCACCGTTCGCGAAGTCACGCCCACGGGGGGGCCCATCGCCGGGAACACGCTCATCAACGTCTACGGCTCGGGGTTCGAGCCGGGCGCGAAGCTCTACCTGGGCAACCAGGAAGCGCTGCGCACCGTCGTGGTCAACGCCTTCCGCATCTACGGCTACTCGCCCACGTCGAGCACCGCGAAGGTGGACGTCCGCGTGGTGAATCCGGACAGCAGCTTCGGCGTGCTGGTCGGGGGCTTCACCTACGAGGGACCGCCGACCGCGTCCATCAGCCAGGCCGAGGTCCTCAACAGCAACACGGAGGCCATCAGCGGCGGGCCACCGGTGGGTGTGCTCGTGCGAGGCGCCATCACCGTCGCGGGCCTGACGCGAGGCGTGGGCCAGGGCGGCGGCGTGCGCGCGCAGGTGGGCTTTGCTCCCGCGGACGCGGAGCTGCTCAAGCCGGAGAGCTACACGTGGGAAGAGGCCACGTACGAGGGCGACTCCGACAGCGGCGAAGCGGATATCTACAAGGGCAACGTGCTGTTGCAGCCCGCCATCGGAGGCGAGAGTCGGGAGTGGGTCATCACCCTGCGCTTCTCCATCGACGGAGGGAAGACCTGGGTGATGGCGGATGGCGACGGCATGGCCAACGGCGTGGCGGCGAACATGCTGCGCCGGGTGTTCATCTCTCGGCCTCGCGTGGACTACTGCAAGCTGGGGCCCGATGGGAGCGGCGCCAACCCCGAGGTGTTCTACCGCCCCACGGACTCGACGCTGCACAAGGTGCTGGGGCAGGTCTTCGCGGCGGGCATCACGCAAGGCGCGGGGGCGGGCTCGGGGGTGGTGGCGCAGTTGGGCATCGGGCCGGAGGGGACGGACCCTCGGGAGTCGAAGGACTGGACGTGGGTGCCCGCGGTCTACAAGGCCGAGCACGGCAACAACGACGAGTGGGAGGCGGAGCTGCCCAACCCGGGCACGGTGGGCACGTACAAGCTCGCCTTCCGCTTCAGCATCAGCGCGAACGCGTGGCGCGTGTGTGACGCGGACGGTGTCAACGACAGCACCGAGGGCCCGCTGACGTTCAGCACGACGAAGCTGGGCACGCTCACGGTGGGCAACGAGGCGCCGAAGCCGCCCGTCGGCTGGTGCAAGATTGGCGAGGACCAGAAGGCGCCCGAGGTCATCGCCTACCAGACGACGCAGACGGCGGGGCTGAAGACTGTCTATGCCCAGGTCAACATGACGGGCGTGACGGACAAGGTCGGCGCGGGGCCTGGGTTGTCGGGTCAGCTCGGCTGGGGGCCGGCGAATGAGGACCCTCGCGACTCGCCGGTGTGGAACTGGGGCACGCCGCTCGTCTTCAACAAGGACAACTTCACGGTCAACGACGAGTGGAAGGCCGTGCTCCCCAACCCTGGGCAGAACGGCAGCTTCCGCTACGCGGTCCGCTTCAGCGCCAACGGCGGGCCTGTGCGCGTCTGCGATGGGAATGGCACGGACGATGGAGGACAGGCGTTCGAGCTGGACCAGTTGGGCGAGCTGTCCGTGTCCGGCACGGTGGTGGTGCCCAAGGTCATCGGCTACTGCAAGATGGGGCCGTCGAACGTCAGCACCCCGGAGACGGTGGACTACGCGACGGGGGCGGTGCCCAACCACCCGGTCCTCGCGCAAGTGTTCGTGCAGGGTGTGACGGACAGCCAGGGTGTTGGCGCGGGAGTGGAGGGACAGCTCGGCTGGGGGCCCGTGGGTGAGGACCCGGCCACGTCGGCGCAGTGGAACTGGTCGACCTCGGCGACGTACCTGGATGAGTCCGGCAACAACGACCAGTTCGAGACGACGCTGCCCAATCCGGGTGCGGTGGGCAGCTACCGCTTCGTGTACCGGTTCAAGGTGAACGACGGCGCGTGGATGCTGTGCGACTCGAATGGGAACAACGGCGGAACGCTGACCTTCGACCCGGCGATGATGGGCACCGTCAATGTGGTCGCACCGCAAGACGTCACCATCGGCTGGTGCAAGCTCGGCGGTGAGGCCACCGAGCCCCCGCCGAGCGAGGTGTACCGCGTGGGGCAGGCGGCGAAGACCGTCTACGCCCAGGTCTACATGCAGGGCGTCACGCCGGGAGCGGGCGCGGGCACGGGGATTCAGGGTCAGGTGGGCTACGGCCCCGAGACCGATGCGCCGGAGTCAGCGAGCTGGCACTGGACGTCCACGGGCGCGAGCTTCAACCGCGAGTCTGGCGACAACCAGAGCAATGACGAGTGGATGGCGCCGCTGCCCAACCCGGGCACGACGGGTCGCTACAAGTTCGCGTTCCGCTTCAACGTGAACGGGGGGAACTACCGGTACTGCGACGCGGATGGACTGGGCACCAACGGCTTCACGTTGGAGCAGGCGGGAGGGCTGGAGGTGAGGCCCGTCGCGGTGGACGCGTGCCAGCTCGTGGGGCCCGCGACGCTCAACGCGACACCGGGAGGCACCACGCCGGTGGTGCGTGGACAGGTGCTGGTGACGACGGTGACGGATGCCATCAGTGGAGCGGCGGGCGCGGGCATCACCGCGGAGGTGGGCCATGGGCCTGCGGACTCGAACCCGGCCACGGCGTCGGGCTGGTCGTGGACCGCGGCCAGCTTCGCGGTCGAGACGGAGGGCGGCGCGCAGGATGCCTATGAAACGGCGCTGACGGCTCCTGCAACGGAGGGCACGTATGCGGTGGCGGTGCGCTTCCGATATCAGACCGGTGCGTGGGCGTACTGCGACCGGGACGGGAGCGCCAATGGGTACCAGACGGCGCAGGCCGCCACGTTGTCGGTGGTGGAGGTCGTCCCTCCTCGAGTGGACAGGTGCAGGCTCGGGGGAGAGGTCGCGGGTCCACCGCCGCGTGAGACGTACGGGTTGGGAGCCCAGGCCTCGAGGGTCATCGCGGTCCAGGTCCACGAAGCCGGAGTGACGCCGGGCGATGGCGCCGGAGCGGACATCGTCGCCGAGCTGGGTGTCGGACCGGCAGGGATGGGTCCCGGGGACGCCAGCTGGGAGTGGGTCTCCGCGACTCATGGTGCGGACACGGGCGCCGGGCAGGATGACGAGTACCGGGCGACGCTCCCCAACCGGGCGACGGCGGGGCTCTACCGCTTCGCCTACCGCGTGAGGCTGGGAGCGGGGCCCTTCGTGTACTGCGACGCGCATGGAACCACGGAGGGCGGGGACACCTTCGACATCGCCCAGGCGGGAACCCTGGTGGTGCGGGACTACGCCTCCGAGTCCTGCCAGCTCATGACCACGGGTCCGATTTCAGTGGGCAGTGGTGGCGCAGTCACGGTGACAGGCCACATCCACGCGCCGGGACTCACGACCGGAGCAGGAGCCGCCGAGGGGCTTCAGGTCCAGGTGGGCCTGGGCAACGCGGACAGGAATGCCTCGGAGGCGCCTGGCGACTTCACCTGGAAGGCCACTCCGTACTCGGGCGGAGTCCCGGAAGCACCCGGCACCGGGGAGTTCACGACCACCCTTCATCCCGCCTACCAAGGCAGCCGTGCCGCGAGTCTGCGCTACGGCTCGGATGGTACGAACTGGAAGTATTGCGACCGGGACGGCAGTGCAGTGGGCGGCTACACGCAGGACCAGCAGCTCGCGGTCACCGTCAGCCAGCACCAGGACATCGACTACTGCAACGTGCAGTGGCCCTTCACCGCGACGGGCGGAACGACCATCTATGGGCAGGTGAACGAAGGCGGGGTCACCCCTGGCGGGGGCCCAGGCGCGGGCATCGTGGCCGAGCTCGGATTCGGCAACGCCCAGCAGGACCCGGGGGTCTCGGGGTGGACGTGGATCGCCGCGGGGTTCAACTCCGACAGCGGGAATAACGACGAGTACGCCGTGACCCTCCCCGCGCTCGCCCCCGCGGGGGCCTCCTACGTGTACCGGTACTCGTTGAATGGTGGCCCCTACTGCTACGGCGACCGGAACGACCGAGGAGGAAGCAGCAACGGCTTCCAGGGAGAGGACCTCGGAACCATCGGGGCAGCCCCTCCCTAG
- a CDS encoding transposase, which yields MIWGEFTDGQWERLVCLPPPPRPAMGRPHEDHRLVPDGICWVLRTGVSWGRSLESDSGAGRRSAAASVGGRRLGANPAPVAGLGE from the coding sequence ATGATCTGGGGAGAATTCACCGACGGGCAATGGGAGAGACTGGTCTGCCTGCCGCCGCCTCCGCGGCCAGCCATGGGACGCCCGCATGAAGACCATCGGCTGGTGCCGGACGGTATCTGCTGGGTGCTGCGTACCGGAGTGTCATGGGGGAGGTCTCTCGAGAGCGATTCGGGAGCTGGAAGACGCTCAGCAGCCGCTTCTGTCGGTGGTAGGCGGCTGGGCGCGAATCCTGCGCCAGTTGCAGGCTTAGGCGAATGA
- a CDS encoding DNA cytosine methyltransferase, protein MARRTAERKEPAKPPVEASPVLELPFKGERLSIAGLFAGIGGLERGLRMAGHHTRMLCEIDEPAVRVLKAHFPEVQLERDVREVKALPSIDLVVAGFPCQDLSQAGRTAGITGARSGLVGEVFRLLRDSKPQWLLLENVSFMLSIDGGSAMRFLTKSLEELGFRWAYRVVDSRAFGLPQRRQRVLLLASRTEDPRPVLLGEDAGEPKQRETSTTAYGFYWTEGLKGLGWAVDAVPTLKGGSALGIPSSPGIWLPDGCIVTPDIRDAERMQGFPDNWTAPSTDTPEKKNGPRWKLVGNAVSVPLAEWVGKRLREPGTYDPSVEIPMKGLKWPRAAWGERSKIVGCQLSEWPVAIKGPGLGRFLKYEPSPLSARATAGFLSRARKSSLHFEPGFLQAVEAHLQRMLAVEALPRDPQRRKQGTG, encoded by the coding sequence ATGGCGCGCCGGACAGCAGAGCGAAAAGAACCCGCGAAGCCCCCTGTGGAGGCTAGTCCTGTCCTGGAACTGCCCTTCAAGGGCGAGCGACTCTCCATTGCGGGCCTGTTCGCCGGCATTGGCGGGTTGGAGCGAGGGCTCCGCATGGCGGGTCACCACACCCGGATGCTCTGCGAAATTGACGAGCCAGCCGTGCGCGTTCTCAAGGCGCACTTCCCCGAGGTCCAGCTGGAGCGGGACGTGCGAGAGGTGAAGGCGCTCCCTTCCATCGACTTGGTCGTCGCAGGATTCCCGTGCCAGGACCTCAGTCAGGCAGGACGGACGGCGGGCATCACGGGTGCGCGCTCGGGGCTGGTCGGCGAGGTCTTCAGACTCCTGCGTGATTCGAAGCCACAATGGCTCCTCCTGGAGAACGTGTCCTTCATGCTCTCCATCGACGGAGGGAGCGCGATGCGTTTCCTCACCAAGTCGCTGGAGGAACTGGGGTTCCGCTGGGCCTACCGCGTAGTGGACTCCCGTGCCTTCGGGCTTCCGCAGCGCCGCCAACGGGTTCTCCTGCTGGCATCGAGGACCGAGGATCCGCGCCCGGTTCTACTCGGGGAAGATGCTGGCGAGCCAAAGCAGCGCGAGACGTCGACGACGGCGTACGGCTTCTACTGGACCGAAGGATTGAAAGGCCTCGGCTGGGCGGTCGACGCAGTCCCTACTCTCAAGGGCGGCTCCGCTCTTGGCATCCCCTCATCCCCGGGCATTTGGCTCCCCGACGGCTGCATCGTCACCCCCGACATCCGGGATGCGGAACGGATGCAGGGCTTCCCGGACAACTGGACGGCGCCCTCGACGGACACCCCCGAGAAGAAGAACGGGCCCCGCTGGAAGCTCGTTGGCAACGCGGTCAGCGTTCCTCTCGCCGAGTGGGTGGGGAAGCGGCTGCGCGAGCCGGGAACGTACGACCCGAGCGTCGAAATACCGATGAAGGGCCTCAAGTGGCCTCGGGCTGCCTGGGGCGAGAGGAGCAAGATCGTAGGGTGCCAGCTCTCCGAGTGGCCGGTAGCCATCAAGGGGCCCGGCCTCGGGCGCTTCCTCAAGTACGAGCCAAGCCCCCTCTCCGCCCGCGCCACCGCCGGCTTCCTGTCACGCGCTCGGAAGAGCAGTCTCCACTTCGAGCCTGGTTTTCTCCAGGCAGTCGAAGCGCACCTCCAGCGTATGCTGGCGGTGGAGGCACTCCCGCGTGACCCGCAACGTCGCAAGCAAGGAACTGGCTGA